The nucleotide window AGGGAAGATGTTGGAAAATAATATGTTTTTAAAAAAAATTGAGTTAAGTAGTGATGAAGGTTTTTATACAATTTATTATTTAAATAATGAAGAAGAGATAGAGTATTTAAATATTTCTTATAATAGTTTTACTAGTCGAAATGAAGATGAATATAGATATGTAGAATACTATTTAGATGATGAATATGCTTTAGAATATTGGGAGTTTTCTTCAGAGAATGTAGGAGTTATTAGAAGTATTTTTGACGAAGCCTCTTATGAAGATATAACTTTTGATACAATTAATAAAAATATAATAAAGATAGAAGTTTTTGAAAATATTACAAATAATTTAATGTCTCAACGTATTGTAACACCTACAGGATACAATACTCTTGTTATTAATCCAGCCTTAAAGGAGTATTGTGTTGAAAATTTTGAATTTGTAAAAAATGGTTATCGTTGTCTTTATAATGAAAAGGATGTTTTACTAGAAGAGCAGGAGTATGTCAACGGTGAAATTGTGGGAACTTCTAAATATTATTATGAGGATGGAAGTTTGAAATTTTTAACAAACTTGAACCAAACAATAGAATTTTATGAAACCGGAGAATTAAAAAGTAAAATATATAAATTTAAAAAGTTTTCAAAGATTGTGGAATATTATTTAAATGGAAATCTAAAGAGTGTAGGAACCTTAAATAATAGTAATGAATATATAGGAATGGGATGGACTTTTTATGAAGATGGTCAGTTAAAAAAGATCTGTTCTTATGTGGATAATTTAATAGATGGAGAGTATAAAGATTATTATAAAAACGGAATTGTAAAAACAGATAGTTTTTATAAATTAGGAAAAGAGAGTTGTGAGTTTAAAAGCTATTATGAGAATGGTCAAATAGAGTGTATCATAGACTTAGAAGATGGAAAGCGTTGTGGAAAGTTTTTGAAATATTATAAATCAGGGCAGTTACAGGATGAAACCTACTATTCTAATAATGCCCCAATAAACGATTCACTAATTTATTATGAAAATGGAAAACTATATGCCAAATTAGCTTATAA belongs to Cetobacterium sp. ZOR0034 and includes:
- a CDS encoding toxin-antitoxin system YwqK family antitoxin, with protein sequence MFLKKIELSSDEGFYTIYYLNNEEEIEYLNISYNSFTSRNEDEYRYVEYYLDDEYALEYWEFSSENVGVIRSIFDEASYEDITFDTINKNIIKIEVFENITNNLMSQRIVTPTGYNTLVINPALKEYCVENFEFVKNGYRCLYNEKDVLLEEQEYVNGEIVGTSKYYYEDGSLKFLTNLNQTIEFYETGELKSKIYKFKKFSKIVEYYLNGNLKSVGTLNNSNEYIGMGWTFYEDGQLKKICSYVDNLIDGEYKDYYKNGIVKTDSFYKLGKESCEFKSYYENGQIECIIDLEDGKRCGKFLKYYKSGQLQDETYYSNNAPINDSLIYYENGKLYAKLAYKNGLRVGISEWFYETGELQSINKYDLVDESSYLNYSKSYYKSGGIENYIQWEDALCEHNQEDYSYNVVGGYEKLNISYYEDGKLRKKQKMIEEKRYSIERYDEDEVLTQKGVFFRDQNIFYWIGTLLTFNKNRSLKIVTNYSENGKFIDTHNYFNGATRFVMKSYDMLKVA